The following are from one region of the Mycolicibacterium helvum genome:
- the rplT gene encoding 50S ribosomal protein L20: MARVKRALNAQKKRRTVLKASKGYRGQRSRLYRKAKEQQLHSLTYAYRDRRARKGEFRKLWISRINAAARANDITYNRLIQGLKAAGVEVDRKNLAEIAVSDPAAFTALVEVAKAALPEDVNAPSGEAA; encoded by the coding sequence ATGGCACGCGTGAAGCGCGCACTCAATGCCCAAAAGAAGCGGCGCACAGTACTGAAGGCGTCCAAGGGCTACCGCGGCCAGCGCTCGCGGCTTTACCGCAAAGCCAAAGAGCAGCAGCTGCATTCGCTGACCTATGCCTACCGGGATCGCCGTGCCCGCAAGGGTGAGTTCCGCAAGCTGTGGATCTCCCGCATCAACGCGGCAGCCCGCGCCAACGACATCACCTACAACCGGCTGATCCAGGGGCTCAAGGCCGCCGGCGTCGAGGTCGACCGCAAGAACCTCGCCGAGATCGCCGTCAGTGACCCGGCCGCGTTCACCGCGCTGGTCGAGGTCGCCAAGGCCGCACTGCCGGAGGATGTCAACGCACCTTCCGGTGAAGCCGCCTGA
- a CDS encoding SDR family oxidoreductase, with amino-acid sequence MSGPIVAITGASSGIGAATARLLAGRGATVVLGARREDRLHALADEISDAGGTALTVATDVTQRADVERLVDTAVRAFGRLDVFVGNAGISKIGPTTDLDVDGWSAMIDVNLRGVLHGIAAALPVFRRQGHGDFVTVVSTAGIKIVPNMGIYAATKNAVRTLLEALRQESTDGVIRTTSISPGYVNTELDSSIGDPEARRQTRAAMESFGMPPEAVARAIAFAIEQPRDVEIGDITIRPTVQG; translated from the coding sequence TTGAGCGGGCCCATCGTCGCGATCACCGGCGCCAGCAGCGGTATCGGCGCCGCGACCGCGCGGCTGCTGGCCGGGCGCGGCGCGACCGTCGTCCTTGGCGCGCGCCGCGAGGATCGGCTACACGCACTGGCCGACGAGATTAGCGACGCGGGCGGCACAGCCCTGACGGTCGCCACCGACGTGACGCAGCGCGCCGACGTCGAGCGGCTCGTCGATACCGCCGTGCGGGCGTTCGGCCGACTCGATGTGTTCGTCGGCAATGCCGGCATCAGCAAGATCGGGCCGACCACCGATCTCGACGTGGACGGCTGGTCGGCGATGATCGACGTCAACCTGCGGGGGGTGCTGCACGGCATCGCCGCGGCGCTGCCGGTCTTTCGCCGCCAGGGCCACGGCGATTTCGTCACTGTGGTGTCGACGGCCGGTATCAAGATCGTCCCGAACATGGGCATCTACGCAGCCACCAAGAACGCCGTGCGCACCCTATTGGAGGCGTTGCGTCAGGAATCCACCGACGGCGTCATCCGGACCACGTCCATCTCGCCGGGCTACGTCAACACCGAGCTGGACTCGTCGATCGGAGATCCCGAGGCCCGCCGTCAGACTCGCGCGGCCATGGAGAGTTTCGGCATGCCCCCGGAAGCGGTCGCCCGAGCCATCGCGTTCGCGATTGAACAGCCCCGTGATGTCGAGATCGGTGACATCACCATTCGGCCGACCGTGCAGGGCTAG
- a CDS encoding PspA/IM30 family protein → MPDEPATKPALDSGYSDSGVPTFESVQEKIETRYGTALGSAELAAETPEGRTAEEQYEARQKAAAERLDEIRASMHKPNQP, encoded by the coding sequence ATGCCCGACGAACCAGCCACCAAACCCGCACTGGATTCCGGCTACAGCGACTCCGGGGTGCCCACCTTCGAATCGGTGCAGGAGAAAATCGAAACGCGGTATGGAACCGCGCTCGGCTCAGCCGAATTGGCCGCCGAGACGCCTGAGGGCCGTACCGCCGAGGAGCAGTACGAGGCCAGGCAGAAGGCGGCCGCCGAGCGGCTGGACGAGATCCGCGCGTCGATGCACAAGCCGAATCAGCCTTGA
- a CDS encoding alpha/beta hydrolase, producing MHGWLPLTVQIVAGLVLLLAVGWRTRRWRLLWLPLAALVGIGAAWYAQWSISNDGLAGDPAPHQLWVWIAVTTLAAVVAVVGWRSARWWRRGVSVLAIPLCALATALMLNLWVGYFPTVQTAWNQMTAGPLPDQTDRATVTQMVVQHAVPAQGTVVPVTIPSDSSHFAHRQELVYLPPAYYATNPPPKLPTVMMIGGEFNTPADWLRAGNAIKTIDDFAAAHHGNAPVFVFVDSGGSFNNDTECVNGPRGNSADHLTKDVVPFMVSNFGVSTDRTNWGVVGWSMGGTCAVDLTTMHPDMFSTFEDIAGDYAPNSGTKTQTITRLFGGNAAAYADFDPATIMTRHGLYQGLSGWFAISGNPSAQRTPPTVLDAGASGLGGRDAAPSPGDPTAAANALCGVGSANGIDCAVVAEPGKHDWPFAARAFASALPWLAGQVHTPGVASVALPGPPVRPPGPVTIAAAGGPPGVR from the coding sequence ATGCACGGATGGTTGCCGCTGACGGTGCAGATCGTGGCCGGGCTCGTTCTGTTGTTGGCTGTCGGCTGGCGGACGCGCCGCTGGCGGCTGTTGTGGCTGCCGCTGGCGGCCCTCGTCGGCATTGGCGCCGCGTGGTATGCCCAGTGGAGCATCTCCAATGACGGACTGGCCGGCGATCCGGCCCCGCACCAGCTGTGGGTGTGGATTGCCGTGACCACCCTGGCCGCCGTGGTGGCGGTCGTAGGCTGGCGCAGCGCGCGTTGGTGGCGGCGCGGAGTCTCGGTGCTCGCGATACCGCTGTGCGCGCTGGCGACTGCCCTGATGCTCAACCTGTGGGTGGGTTACTTCCCGACCGTGCAGACCGCCTGGAACCAGATGACCGCAGGCCCGTTGCCGGACCAGACCGACCGCGCCACCGTCACCCAGATGGTGGTCCAGCACGCCGTCCCTGCCCAGGGCACCGTGGTGCCGGTGACAATCCCGTCGGACTCATCGCATTTCGCGCATCGCCAGGAACTCGTCTACCTGCCCCCCGCGTACTACGCCACCAATCCCCCACCCAAACTGCCCACGGTGATGATGATCGGTGGGGAATTCAATACGCCCGCCGACTGGCTGCGGGCCGGTAATGCCATCAAGACGATCGACGACTTCGCGGCCGCCCATCACGGCAACGCACCGGTCTTCGTATTCGTCGACTCTGGCGGATCGTTCAACAACGACACCGAATGCGTCAACGGCCCGCGAGGGAACTCCGCCGACCATCTGACAAAAGATGTTGTGCCGTTCATGGTCTCGAACTTTGGTGTCAGCACCGACCGAACGAACTGGGGCGTCGTCGGCTGGTCCATGGGTGGCACCTGCGCGGTCGACCTGACCACCATGCATCCCGACATGTTCAGCACCTTCGAGGACATCGCGGGCGACTACGCGCCGAATTCCGGCACCAAGACCCAGACGATTACGCGGCTGTTCGGCGGCAACGCCGCTGCCTACGCTGATTTCGATCCAGCCACCATCATGACCAGACATGGTCTTTACCAAGGCCTTTCGGGGTGGTTCGCCATCTCGGGCAATCCATCGGCCCAGCGCACGCCGCCAACGGTGCTCGACGCCGGCGCCAGTGGCCTCGGTGGGCGCGATGCCGCCCCGAGTCCCGGCGACCCGACGGCTGCCGCGAACGCGTTGTGCGGGGTGGGCAGTGCCAACGGCATCGACTGCGCGGTGGTGGCCGAGCCGGGTAAGCACGACTGGCCGTTCGCGGCGCGCGCCTTCGCCAGCGCTCTGCCGTGGCTGGCCGGTCAGGTCCACACGCCGGGGGTCGCTTCGGTCGCCCTGCCGGGGCCGCCGGTGCGCCCGCCAGGCCCGGTTACGATCGCGGCCGCAGGAGGTCCGCCGGGGGTACGGTAA
- a CDS encoding DUF1844 domain-containing protein, with protein MTDPENIRELADIPAVEVITRAAVMLMSAAAEKIGLSDPDPDASEHRDLDEARRLITALAGLVTASAEYLGPHAGPVRDGLKSLQLAFREASAAPDEPGTGPGEKYTGPVW; from the coding sequence ATGACGGACCCCGAAAACATCCGCGAACTGGCCGACATTCCCGCCGTCGAGGTGATCACCCGCGCCGCGGTGATGCTGATGAGCGCCGCCGCCGAGAAAATCGGGTTGTCCGACCCGGATCCCGACGCCAGCGAACACCGCGACCTCGACGAGGCCCGCCGACTGATCACCGCGCTAGCCGGTCTGGTGACCGCCTCAGCCGAGTATCTCGGCCCGCACGCCGGCCCGGTTCGGGACGGACTGAAGAGTCTCCAGTTGGCATTCCGGGAAGCCAGTGCGGCGCCCGACGAACCCGGCACCGGACCGGGCGAAAAATACACCGGTCCCGTCTGGTAG
- the rpmI gene encoding 50S ribosomal protein L35: MPKAKTHSGASKRFRKTGTGKIVRQKANKRHLLEHKASKRTRRLDGRTTVAPNDTRRVNAMLNG; this comes from the coding sequence ATGCCCAAGGCCAAGACTCACAGCGGCGCTTCCAAGCGGTTCCGCAAGACCGGCACCGGGAAGATCGTGCGGCAGAAGGCGAATAAGCGCCACCTGCTCGAGCACAAGGCCAGCAAGCGGACCCGTCGTCTCGACGGCCGCACCACTGTGGCGCCCAACGACACCCGGCGTGTCAACGCGATGCTGAACGGCTAA
- a CDS encoding TrmH family RNA methyltransferase: MVAAVKLQRHTGRRRAGRFLAEGPNLVEAAARRGLVLEVFATEAAAQRHAELLAGLAVHEVTERAAKALSETVTPSGLVAVCTLPDGDLADVLAAAPRLVVVAVDLSEPGNAGTLIRLADAMGAAAVVFAGHSVDPYNGKCLRSSAGSIFAVPVLIADDAGAVLAELRGAGLQVLATTLDGEVSLDDAALSPPTAWVFGAEAQGLSAEVAALADQRVTIPMAGGAESLNVAAAAAICLYQSARVHRAEPTPGSGRPR, from the coding sequence GTGGTCGCTGCAGTTAAATTGCAGCGCCACACCGGGCGTCGTCGTGCTGGGCGCTTTTTGGCCGAAGGGCCGAATCTGGTCGAGGCGGCGGCTCGCCGGGGTCTTGTGCTCGAGGTGTTCGCGACGGAGGCTGCCGCGCAGCGCCACGCGGAGCTGCTGGCCGGGCTGGCGGTGCATGAGGTGACGGAGCGGGCTGCCAAGGCGCTGTCGGAGACGGTGACACCCTCGGGTCTGGTCGCTGTGTGCACGCTGCCCGACGGTGATCTCGCCGACGTATTGGCCGCTGCGCCACGGCTCGTGGTAGTCGCCGTCGATCTGTCGGAGCCCGGGAACGCGGGAACGCTGATCCGGTTGGCCGACGCGATGGGTGCTGCGGCAGTGGTATTCGCCGGGCACAGTGTGGATCCGTACAACGGGAAGTGCCTGCGGTCCTCGGCGGGCAGCATCTTCGCGGTGCCGGTGCTGATCGCCGACGATGCCGGTGCGGTGCTGGCAGAGTTGCGCGGTGCGGGGTTGCAGGTGCTGGCGACGACGCTGGACGGCGAGGTCAGTCTGGACGACGCCGCGTTGAGCCCGCCGACGGCCTGGGTGTTCGGCGCGGAGGCCCAAGGGTTGTCTGCTGAGGTGGCGGCACTGGCCGATCAGCGGGTGACGATACCGATGGCCGGCGGCGCGGAGAGTTTGAATGTTGCTGCTGCCGCGGCGATTTGTCTGTATCAGAGCGCGCGGGTCCATCGCGCTGAACCCACGCCCGGCTCAGGGCGGCCCCGCTAG
- the lysX gene encoding bifunctional lysylphosphatidylglycerol synthetase/lysine--tRNA ligase LysX translates to MTVTTSRPTSRFRWVPAAAGWIIGVIATLSLLSSVSTIVRHLIRMPREFINSYLFNFPDTSFAWAFVLVLLAAALAARKRIAWWILVFYMVAASVWNITDLLSGDETAAVDAGEVIGLVFHIAAAGALVLAYKEFWARVRRGALVKAALALVAGLAVGTLIGWMVLEFFPGTLAREDRFWYALNRVSAFAGAGAESFTGHPHTFVNALLGLFGALALMVAAVVLFQSQRAENALTGEDESAIRGLLQVYGKNDSLGYFATRRDKSVVFAANGRAAVTYRVEVGVCLASGDPIGDPRAWQQAITAWLSLCQDYGWAPGVMGASSTGAQAYRDAGLNALQLGDEAILYPDQFHLSGPDMRAVRQAVTRARRAGLTVRMRRHRDFSADEMAAVLARADAWRDTETERGFSMALGRLGDHADGDCLLVEAVDGGDTGGQEGSDPGSGEVVAMLSLVPWGNNGLSLDLMRRSPKSPNGTIELMVTELLQNAEDIGVSRISLNFAMFRAAFEQGAQLGAGPVARLWRAMLVFFSKWWQLETLYRSNMKYQPVWVPRYACYEDARLIPRVGVASVIAEGFLVLPFSRRGKQHTGHYSAVPEDLAATGRLHADGSAPDPDESAEEKSGHTQRLPDQVRVRMAKLKTLQRNGVDAYPVGQPPTHTIAQALTADDTVTLSVAGRILRARDYGGVVFAQLRDWSGDVQLLLDKATLDGATEDFAAVDLGDLVEVTGHMGYSKNGTRSVLVEQWRMLGKCLRPLPDKWRGLQDPEARVRARYVDLAINTEARDLIRARSNVLHSIRETLFTKGFLEVETPILQQIHGGANARPFKTHINAYDLDLYLRIAPELYLKRLCVGGVERVFELGRAFRNEGVDFSHNPEFTLLEAYQAHADYRVWIDGCRELIQNAAIAANGSAVVMRPRDGAPDQLEPVDISGTWTVKTVHDAVSEALGEQIDTETELTELRRLCHGAHIPYLTHWDAGAVVLELYERLVEDCTEAPTFYTDFPTSVSPLTRPHRSKPGVAERWDLVAWGVELGTAYSELTDPVEQRRRLQEQSLLAAGGDPEAMELDEDFLQAMEYAMPPTGGLGVGVDRVVMLITGRSIRETLPFPLAKPR, encoded by the coding sequence ATGACCGTCACCACTAGTCGGCCAACGTCACGCTTCCGTTGGGTGCCTGCCGCAGCCGGCTGGATCATCGGCGTCATCGCGACGCTCTCGCTGCTGTCGAGCGTGTCCACGATCGTTCGGCACCTCATCCGGATGCCCCGGGAATTCATCAACAGCTACCTGTTCAATTTCCCGGACACCAGCTTCGCCTGGGCATTCGTGCTGGTGCTGCTAGCCGCCGCGCTCGCGGCCCGCAAGCGCATCGCCTGGTGGATTCTGGTGTTCTACATGGTGGCCGCGTCGGTATGGAACATCACCGACCTGCTCAGTGGCGACGAGACGGCGGCCGTGGACGCCGGCGAGGTCATCGGCTTGGTCTTCCACATCGCCGCGGCCGGCGCCCTCGTCCTGGCCTACAAGGAATTCTGGGCCAGGGTCCGCCGCGGCGCTCTGGTCAAGGCGGCCCTGGCGTTGGTGGCCGGCCTGGCCGTGGGCACGCTGATCGGCTGGATGGTGCTCGAATTCTTCCCCGGCACCCTGGCCCGCGAAGACCGCTTCTGGTACGCGCTGAACCGCGTCAGTGCGTTCGCCGGGGCTGGCGCCGAATCCTTCACCGGTCATCCGCACACCTTCGTCAACGCCCTGCTCGGTCTGTTCGGCGCGCTGGCGCTGATGGTGGCCGCGGTCGTGCTGTTCCAATCCCAACGCGCCGAGAATGCGTTGACCGGCGAGGACGAATCCGCCATCCGCGGTCTGCTGCAGGTGTACGGCAAGAACGACTCGTTGGGCTATTTCGCCACCCGCCGCGATAAATCCGTGGTGTTCGCGGCCAACGGCCGAGCCGCGGTCACCTACCGCGTCGAGGTCGGCGTCTGCCTGGCCAGCGGTGACCCGATCGGCGATCCGCGTGCCTGGCAGCAGGCGATTACGGCATGGCTGTCGCTGTGCCAGGACTACGGCTGGGCCCCTGGCGTGATGGGCGCGAGTTCCACTGGCGCCCAGGCATACCGCGACGCGGGCCTGAATGCCCTGCAGCTGGGCGATGAGGCGATCCTCTACCCCGACCAGTTCCACTTGTCGGGCCCGGACATGCGCGCCGTCCGCCAGGCCGTCACCCGCGCACGTCGCGCCGGGCTGACGGTGCGGATGCGGCGGCACCGCGACTTCTCCGCCGACGAGATGGCCGCGGTGCTGGCCCGCGCGGACGCCTGGCGCGACACTGAGACCGAACGCGGCTTCTCGATGGCGCTGGGGCGCCTCGGTGACCACGCCGACGGGGACTGCCTGCTGGTCGAGGCCGTCGATGGCGGCGATACCGGCGGGCAGGAAGGCAGCGACCCGGGGTCGGGCGAAGTAGTCGCGATGCTCTCGCTGGTGCCGTGGGGCAACAACGGATTGTCACTGGACTTGATGCGCCGCTCGCCGAAGTCCCCCAACGGCACCATCGAGCTGATGGTCACCGAACTGCTGCAGAACGCCGAAGATATTGGCGTCAGCCGGATCTCGCTGAACTTCGCAATGTTCCGCGCGGCCTTCGAACAAGGCGCCCAACTCGGCGCGGGCCCGGTCGCTCGACTGTGGCGGGCCATGCTGGTGTTCTTCTCGAAGTGGTGGCAGCTGGAGACCCTGTACCGGTCCAACATGAAGTACCAGCCGGTTTGGGTACCCCGGTATGCCTGCTACGAGGACGCGCGGCTGATCCCGCGGGTCGGTGTCGCCTCGGTGATCGCCGAAGGCTTCCTGGTGCTGCCGTTCTCCCGGCGCGGCAAGCAACACACCGGGCACTATTCGGCCGTCCCCGAAGACCTTGCCGCCACCGGGCGGCTGCACGCCGACGGCAGCGCGCCCGATCCGGACGAATCCGCCGAGGAGAAGTCGGGACACACACAGCGACTTCCCGACCAGGTGCGCGTCCGGATGGCCAAGCTCAAAACGCTGCAGCGCAACGGTGTCGACGCCTACCCGGTCGGCCAGCCCCCCACCCACACGATCGCGCAGGCACTCACCGCCGATGACACCGTCACCCTCAGCGTCGCCGGCCGGATCCTGCGGGCCCGCGACTACGGCGGCGTGGTGTTCGCCCAACTGCGGGACTGGTCGGGCGACGTGCAACTGCTGTTGGACAAGGCCACGCTCGACGGCGCCACCGAGGACTTCGCCGCCGTCGACCTCGGCGACCTGGTCGAGGTCACCGGACACATGGGCTACAGCAAGAACGGCACCCGGTCGGTTCTTGTCGAGCAGTGGCGCATGCTCGGAAAGTGCCTGCGCCCCTTGCCCGACAAGTGGAGGGGCCTGCAGGACCCGGAGGCCAGGGTGCGGGCCCGTTACGTCGACCTCGCGATCAACACCGAAGCCCGCGATCTCATCCGCGCCCGCAGCAATGTCCTGCACTCGATCCGGGAAACCTTGTTCACCAAGGGTTTTCTCGAGGTCGAGACGCCGATCCTGCAGCAGATCCACGGCGGCGCCAACGCTCGGCCGTTCAAAACCCACATCAACGCCTACGACCTCGACCTCTATTTGCGCATCGCTCCCGAGCTCTACCTCAAGCGGTTGTGCGTCGGCGGTGTCGAGCGAGTCTTCGAGCTGGGCCGGGCATTTCGCAACGAGGGCGTCGACTTCAGCCACAATCCGGAATTCACCCTGCTCGAGGCCTACCAGGCACACGCCGACTACCGGGTGTGGATCGACGGTTGCCGGGAGCTGATCCAGAACGCGGCGATCGCCGCCAACGGTTCCGCGGTCGTGATGCGGCCCCGCGATGGCGCCCCCGATCAGCTCGAGCCCGTTGACATCTCCGGAACCTGGACGGTCAAGACCGTGCACGACGCCGTCTCCGAAGCCCTCGGCGAGCAGATCGACACCGAAACCGAACTGACCGAGCTGCGCCGGTTGTGCCACGGCGCGCACATTCCCTACCTCACCCACTGGGATGCCGGTGCCGTGGTGCTCGAGCTCTACGAGCGGCTGGTGGAGGACTGCACCGAGGCGCCGACGTTCTACACCGACTTCCCCACCTCGGTGTCGCCGCTGACCCGCCCGCACCGCAGCAAGCCCGGCGTCGCGGAGCGCTGGGATCTGGTCGCGTGGGGTGTCGAACTGGGCACCGCGTACAGCGAGCTGACCGATCCGGTCGAACAGCGGCGTCGGCTGCAGGAGCAGTCCCTGCTGGCCGCGGGCGGCGACCCCGAGGCGATGGAACTCGACGAGGATTTCCTGCAGGCGATGGAATACGCCATGCCACCGACCGGAGGTCTTGGAGTGGGCGTCGACCGGGTGGTCATGCTGATCACCGGACGCAGCATCCGGGAAACGCTGCCCTTCCCGCTGGCCAAACCGCGTTAG
- the infC gene encoding translation initiation factor IF-3, with product MSTETRVNERIRVPEVRLIGPGGEQVGIVRIEDALRVAADADLDLVEVAPNARPPVCKIMDYGKYKYETALKERESRKNQQQTVVKEQKLRPKIDDHDYQTKKGHVIRFLEAGSKVKVTIMFRGREQSRPELGYRLLQRLGADVADYGFIETSAKQDGRNMTMVLAPHRGAKTRAKAAHDADVPAGRPAEPQPTENPETT from the coding sequence ATCAGCACTGAGACCCGCGTCAACGAGCGCATCCGCGTACCTGAGGTCCGATTGATCGGACCGGGTGGGGAGCAAGTAGGCATCGTGCGCATCGAAGACGCCCTCCGCGTCGCCGCGGATGCCGATCTCGACCTTGTCGAAGTAGCCCCGAATGCCAGGCCACCGGTCTGCAAGATCATGGACTACGGGAAGTACAAGTACGAGACGGCTCTGAAGGAGCGCGAGTCTCGCAAGAACCAGCAGCAGACCGTCGTCAAAGAGCAGAAGCTTCGGCCCAAGATCGACGACCACGACTACCAGACCAAAAAGGGTCACGTCATCCGCTTCCTCGAGGCGGGGTCGAAGGTCAAGGTCACGATCATGTTCCGCGGCCGCGAGCAGTCCCGGCCCGAACTCGGGTACCGACTCCTGCAGCGGCTGGGCGCCGATGTGGCCGATTACGGCTTCATTGAGACGTCCGCCAAGCAGGACGGACGCAACATGACGATGGTGCTGGCACCGCACCGCGGCGCGAAGACTCGCGCCAAGGCGGCGCACGACGCCGACGTCCCCGCTGGGCGCCCGGCTGAGCCACAGCCCACCGAAAACCCTGAGACCACGTAG